From Carassius auratus strain Wakin chromosome 10, ASM336829v1, whole genome shotgun sequence, a single genomic window includes:
- the LOC113110084 gene encoding mothers against decapentaplegic homolog 4-like isoform X2, with protein MSITNPPTSNDACLSIVHSLMCHRQGGESETFAKRAIESLVKKLKEKKDELDSLITAITTNGAHPSKCVTIQRTLDGRLQVAGRKGFPHVIYARLWRWPDLHKNELKHVKYCQFAFDLKCDSVCVNPYHYERVVSPGIDLSGLTLSGSGPSGLMVKDEYDYEGQQSLPSTEGHMQTIQHPPSRPVAQEPFNTPSMLPPAEGSSSASTSAFSSIAVGSTTQPNSVLSGSHSSDGLLQIASGTGQGSQQNGFPPGQPSTYHHNAGSSWTRNSNFPPTVPHHQNGHLQHHPPMAHPAHFWPVHNEIAFQPPISNHPEYWCSIAYFEMDVQVGETFKVPSSCPIVTVDGYVDPSGGDRFCLGQLSNVHRTEAIERARLHIGKGVQLECKGEGDVWVRCLSDHAVFVQSYYLDREAGRAPGDAVHKIYPSAYIKVFDLRQCHRQMQQQAATAQAAAAAQAAAVAGNIPGPGSVGGIAPAISLSAAAGIGVDDLRRLCILRMSFVKGWGPDYPRQSIKETPCWIEIHLHRALQLLDEVLHTMPIADPTPLD; from the exons ATGTCCATCACAAACCCCCCCACTAGTAACGACGCCTGTCTGAGCATCGTGCACAGTCTGATGTGTCACAGACAAGGCGGCGAGAGCGAGACCTTCGCCAAACGGGCCATTGAGAGTCTGGTGAAGAAACTGAAGGAGAAGAAAGACGAGCTGGATTCGCTCATCACCGCCATCACCACCAACGGCGCTCATCCCAGCAAATGTGTGACCATACAGAGAACACTAGACGGCCGTCTGCAG GTGGCTGGTCGTAAAGGATTCCCACATGTCATCTATGCACGGTTGTGGCGATGGCCGGACCTTCATAAGAACGAGCTGAAACACGTCAAGTACTGCCAGTTTGCCTTTGACCTGAAGTGTGACAGCGTGTGTGTGAACCCTTACCATTACGAGAGAGTCGTGTCTCCAGGAATAG ATTTATCTGGACTTACACTTTCAGGCTCTG GTCCGTCGGGTCTGATGGTGAAGGACGAGTATGATTATGAAGGCCAGCAGTCTCTGCCCAGCACTGAGGGACACATGCAGACGATTCAACACCCTCCCTCTCGCCCGGTGGCCCAGGAGCCCTTCAACACGCCCTCCATGCTCccgccagcagagggcagcagctCGGCCTCCACCTCCGCCTTCTCCAGCATCGCAGTGGGATCCACAA CTCAGCCCAATAGTGTTCTCTCAGGAAGCCACAGCAGCGATGGTCTGCTGCAGATTGCCTCTGGGACGGGGCAGGGCTCACAGCAGAATGGTTTCCCCCCCGGCCAGCCCTCCACGTACCACCACA ACGCCGGCTCCAGCTGGACGAGGAACAGTAACTTCCCCCCCACCGTGCCTCACCATCAGAACGGTCACCTCCAGCATCATCCGCCCATGGCCCATCCAGCACACTTCT GGCCCGTTCACAACGAAATCGCGTTCCAGCCACCGATATCCAACCACCCTG AGTACTGGTGCTCCATCGCTTACTTCGAGATGGACGTTCAGGTGGGCGAGACCTTTAAAGTTCCCTCGTCCTGTCCCATCGTGACCGTGGACGGGTACGTGGACCCCTCCGGAGGAGACCGCTTCTGTCTCGGTCAGCTCAGCAACGTCCACCGAACGGAGGCCATCGAGAGAGCGAG ACTGCACATCGGGAAGGGCGTCCAGCTGGAGTGTAAAGGGGAAGGGGACGTTTGGGTTCGCTGTCTGAGCGATCACGCCGTCTTCGTCCAGAGCTACTACTTGGATCGTGAAGCCGGTCGAGCTCCTGGAGACGCTGTGCACAAGATCTACCCCAGCGCTTACATCAAG GTGTTTGATCTGCGTCAGTGTCACAGACAGATGCAGCAGCAGGCAGCGACCGCACAAGCAGCAGCAGCCGCTCAAGCAGCAGCGGTGGCCGGAAACATCCCCGGCCCTGGATCTGTGGGAGGAATCGCTCCTGCTATCA GTTTGTCTGCGGCCGCTGGAATCGGTGTGGATGACCTCCGCCGGCTCTGCATCCTGCGCATGAGCTTCGTGAAGGGCTGGGGTCCGGATTACCCCCGACAGAGCATCAAAGAGACGCCCTGCTGGATCGAGATCCACCTGCACCGCGCGCTGCAGCTGCTGGACGAGGTCCTGCACACCATGCCCATCGCTGACCCCACGCCGCTGGACTGA
- the LOC113110084 gene encoding mothers against decapentaplegic homolog 4-like isoform X1, which translates to MSITNPPTSNDACLSIVHSLMCHRQGGESETFAKRAIESLVKKLKEKKDELDSLITAITTNGAHPSKCVTIQRTLDGRLQVAGRKGFPHVIYARLWRWPDLHKNELKHVKYCQFAFDLKCDSVCVNPYHYERVVSPGIDLSGLTLSGSGPSGLMVKDEYDYEGQQSLPSTEGHMQTIQHPPSRPVAQEPFNTPSMLPPAEGSSSASTSAFSSIAVGSTTQPNSVLSGSHSSDGLLQIASGTGQGSQQNGFPPGQPSTYHHNAGSSWTRNSNFPPTVPHHQNGHLQHHPPMAHPAHFWPVHNEIAFQPPISNHPAPEYWCSIAYFEMDVQVGETFKVPSSCPIVTVDGYVDPSGGDRFCLGQLSNVHRTEAIERARLHIGKGVQLECKGEGDVWVRCLSDHAVFVQSYYLDREAGRAPGDAVHKIYPSAYIKVFDLRQCHRQMQQQAATAQAAAAAQAAAVAGNIPGPGSVGGIAPAISLSAAAGIGVDDLRRLCILRMSFVKGWGPDYPRQSIKETPCWIEIHLHRALQLLDEVLHTMPIADPTPLD; encoded by the exons ATGTCCATCACAAACCCCCCCACTAGTAACGACGCCTGTCTGAGCATCGTGCACAGTCTGATGTGTCACAGACAAGGCGGCGAGAGCGAGACCTTCGCCAAACGGGCCATTGAGAGTCTGGTGAAGAAACTGAAGGAGAAGAAAGACGAGCTGGATTCGCTCATCACCGCCATCACCACCAACGGCGCTCATCCCAGCAAATGTGTGACCATACAGAGAACACTAGACGGCCGTCTGCAG GTGGCTGGTCGTAAAGGATTCCCACATGTCATCTATGCACGGTTGTGGCGATGGCCGGACCTTCATAAGAACGAGCTGAAACACGTCAAGTACTGCCAGTTTGCCTTTGACCTGAAGTGTGACAGCGTGTGTGTGAACCCTTACCATTACGAGAGAGTCGTGTCTCCAGGAATAG ATTTATCTGGACTTACACTTTCAGGCTCTG GTCCGTCGGGTCTGATGGTGAAGGACGAGTATGATTATGAAGGCCAGCAGTCTCTGCCCAGCACTGAGGGACACATGCAGACGATTCAACACCCTCCCTCTCGCCCGGTGGCCCAGGAGCCCTTCAACACGCCCTCCATGCTCccgccagcagagggcagcagctCGGCCTCCACCTCCGCCTTCTCCAGCATCGCAGTGGGATCCACAA CTCAGCCCAATAGTGTTCTCTCAGGAAGCCACAGCAGCGATGGTCTGCTGCAGATTGCCTCTGGGACGGGGCAGGGCTCACAGCAGAATGGTTTCCCCCCCGGCCAGCCCTCCACGTACCACCACA ACGCCGGCTCCAGCTGGACGAGGAACAGTAACTTCCCCCCCACCGTGCCTCACCATCAGAACGGTCACCTCCAGCATCATCCGCCCATGGCCCATCCAGCACACTTCT GGCCCGTTCACAACGAAATCGCGTTCCAGCCACCGATATCCAACCACCCTG CTCCAGAGTACTGGTGCTCCATCGCTTACTTCGAGATGGACGTTCAGGTGGGCGAGACCTTTAAAGTTCCCTCGTCCTGTCCCATCGTGACCGTGGACGGGTACGTGGACCCCTCCGGAGGAGACCGCTTCTGTCTCGGTCAGCTCAGCAACGTCCACCGAACGGAGGCCATCGAGAGAGCGAG ACTGCACATCGGGAAGGGCGTCCAGCTGGAGTGTAAAGGGGAAGGGGACGTTTGGGTTCGCTGTCTGAGCGATCACGCCGTCTTCGTCCAGAGCTACTACTTGGATCGTGAAGCCGGTCGAGCTCCTGGAGACGCTGTGCACAAGATCTACCCCAGCGCTTACATCAAG GTGTTTGATCTGCGTCAGTGTCACAGACAGATGCAGCAGCAGGCAGCGACCGCACAAGCAGCAGCAGCCGCTCAAGCAGCAGCGGTGGCCGGAAACATCCCCGGCCCTGGATCTGTGGGAGGAATCGCTCCTGCTATCA GTTTGTCTGCGGCCGCTGGAATCGGTGTGGATGACCTCCGCCGGCTCTGCATCCTGCGCATGAGCTTCGTGAAGGGCTGGGGTCCGGATTACCCCCGACAGAGCATCAAAGAGACGCCCTGCTGGATCGAGATCCACCTGCACCGCGCGCTGCAGCTGCTGGACGAGGTCCTGCACACCATGCCCATCGCTGACCCCACGCCGCTGGACTGA
- the LOC113110088 gene encoding neuropeptide FF receptor 1-like — translation MEASEGSWDTSSVYIISDLVSCINQTNSTNSSTAGGDVLFPYYQHSLPTAALFTLAYLFIFLLCLMGNALVCVIVLRNRHMRTVTNIFILNLAVSDLLVGIFCIPTTLVDNLITGWPFSNTICKLSGLVQGTSVCASVFTLVAIAVDRFRCIVYPFKPKLTLFVAKVSIGMIWVLALTIMFPSVLMLTVQQEKGHVMVHSDNSTYPLYSCYETWPDPEMRKVYTTVLFIHVYVIPLALIMLMYGRIGAKLYATAVLARAEQPDVPASQRKIRVIKMLMVVAVLFMLSWLPLWTLMLLTDYARPDEDSLELLTSYVFPLSHWLAFSNSSVNPIIYGYFNENFKRGFQAACQHQVCCWGREKTRFSVKRLRAGSPLNTAASGHPLSLGSRTNRIFTESDLTGCVRLELEHRRSSMDTKGSSAEGGNSSTSIKREVHFEIEKVSSAGGKIYSAWEL, via the exons ATGGAGGCCTCTGAGGGATCATGGGATACCTCCTCCGTCTACATCATCTCAGATCTGGTCTCCTGCATCAACCAGACCAACAGCACTAACTCCAGCACAGCAGGGGGCGACGTCCTGTTCCCTTACTACCAGCACTCTCTGCCGACGGCCGCGCTCTTCACGCTGGCGTATCTCTTCATCTTCCTGCTGTGTCTGATGGGGAACGCTCTGGTCTGTGTGATAGTCCTGAGGAACCGGCACATGAGAACCGTCACCAACATCTTCATCCTGAATCTGGCCGTCAGCGACCTGCTGGTCGGGATCTTCTGCATTCCCACCACGCTAGTGGACAACCTCATCACAG GTTGGCCTTTCAGCAACACGATATGCAAACTGAGTGGACTTGTGCAAGGGACGTCCGTCTGTGCCTCCGTTTTCACATTGGTTGCCATTGCTGTGGACAG GTTTCGCTGCATCGTTTACCCGTTCAAGCCCAAACTTACGCTCTTTGTGGCAAAGGTGTCTATAGGGATGATATGGGTGCTGGCTCTCACCATAATGTTTCCCTCCGTGTTAATGTTAACCGTCCAGCAAGAGAAAGGGCACGTCATGGTTCACAGTGACAACAGCACATACCCGCTGTACTCCTGCTACGAGACCTGGCCCGACCCAGAGATGAGGAAAGTGTACACCACCGTCCTGTTCATACACGTATACGTCATTCCCCTGGCGCTCATCATGCTCATGTACGGCCGGATCGGAGCAAAGCTGTACGCCACAGCCGTCCTGGCCCGAGCCGAGCAGCCCGATGTCCCCGCGTCTCAAAGAAAGATCCGGGTCATTAAGATGCTGATGGTGGTGGCTGTGCTCTTCATGCTGTCCTGGCTGCCTCTGTGGACGCTCATGCTGCTGACCGATTACGCCCGTCCAGACGAGGACAGTCTGGAGCTCCTCACTAGCTATGTGTTCCCTCTCTCTCACTGGCTGGCCTTCTCCAATTCCAGCGTCAACCCTATTATCTACGGCTACTTCAACGAGAACTTCAAGAGAGGCTTCCAGGCCGCGTGTCAGCATCAGGTTTGTTGCTGGGGCCGAGAGAAGACGAGATTCAGCGTCAAACGACTCAGAGCTGGAAGCCCTTTGAATACGGCTGCTAGCGGACACCCGCTCAGCTTAGGCTCGAGAACCAACCGGATCTTCACCGAAAGTGACCTGACGGGATGTGTCCGTCTGGAGCTGGAGCACCGCAGGAGCTCGATGGACACCAAGGGCTCTTCAGCCGAAGGGGGAAACAGCAGCACGTCTATAAAAAGAGAAGTTCACTTTGAGATTGAGAAGGTGTCTTCAGCAGGAGGGAAAATATACAGCGCCTGGGAGCTTTGA